The following proteins are co-located in the Microvirga ossetica genome:
- a CDS encoding MBOAT family O-acyltransferase — translation MLFNSFIFLFAFLPAALLAHWAVERFRPEWRLAVLLGLSLFFYGYWDWRFVPLLAGSIVLNWLVANAFVRSGLSILIPLAIAANLLVLAIFKYFNFFADLAAYIPGLPTRHFEIALPLGISFFTFHHIMYLTDLKKGTAPLYDPVRYGLYIAFFPQVLAGPLVRWSEIMHQFGERPYRRPDAAERFARGLMLLVCGLAKKTLLGDPLSAFVNPIFQAAAEGKAIALGQAWQAMLGFTFQIYFDFSGYTDMALGLALLFGIVLPQNFDVPYRSVSLQDFWRRWHMTLSRFLRDYLYIAMGGNRKGLAIQLGALVTTMTLGGLWHGAGLTFVAWGAAHGLVLGAGVLWRRAGLSMPRPAGWALTMMFVMLTWVLFRATSFEAALRVYEGLVGLGGADPSIKWRTILVAALVAVLGPTAWTFVHRLPPRRWIAIGFAILLVVVLFKIGDDANYEFIYFQF, via the coding sequence ATGCTCTTCAACTCCTTCATCTTTCTGTTCGCCTTCCTGCCGGCTGCGCTGCTGGCCCACTGGGCCGTGGAGCGGTTTAGGCCGGAATGGCGGCTGGCTGTGCTTTTGGGACTGTCGCTGTTCTTCTACGGCTACTGGGACTGGCGGTTTGTGCCGCTGCTGGCTGGCTCCATCGTTCTCAACTGGCTCGTCGCGAACGCCTTCGTGCGCTCGGGGCTCTCCATTCTGATTCCGCTTGCAATCGCCGCCAACCTGCTCGTCCTCGCGATCTTCAAGTACTTCAACTTCTTCGCCGATCTCGCGGCCTACATCCCGGGTCTGCCGACGCGCCATTTCGAGATTGCGCTGCCGCTCGGCATCTCGTTCTTCACGTTTCATCACATCATGTACCTGACGGATCTGAAGAAGGGCACGGCGCCCCTTTACGATCCCGTCCGCTATGGTCTCTACATCGCCTTCTTCCCGCAGGTTCTCGCAGGGCCTCTCGTGCGCTGGAGCGAGATCATGCACCAGTTCGGGGAGCGGCCGTACCGGCGGCCCGATGCCGCCGAGCGCTTCGCGCGGGGGCTCATGCTGCTGGTCTGCGGTCTGGCGAAAAAGACCCTGCTCGGCGACCCGCTTTCCGCATTCGTCAACCCGATCTTTCAGGCCGCCGCAGAGGGAAAGGCCATCGCATTGGGCCAGGCCTGGCAGGCGATGCTCGGCTTCACCTTCCAGATCTATTTCGACTTCTCGGGCTACACCGACATGGCACTCGGCCTCGCGCTGCTCTTCGGCATCGTCCTGCCGCAGAACTTCGATGTGCCGTACCGCTCGGTATCGCTGCAGGATTTCTGGAGGCGCTGGCACATGACCCTGTCGCGCTTCCTGCGCGATTATCTCTACATCGCCATGGGCGGCAACCGGAAAGGTTTGGCCATCCAGTTGGGGGCCTTGGTCACCACTATGACCCTCGGCGGGCTCTGGCATGGCGCGGGGCTGACCTTCGTCGCCTGGGGTGCTGCCCATGGGCTTGTGCTCGGAGCCGGCGTCCTCTGGCGGAGGGCGGGGCTCTCCATGCCGCGCCCGGCGGGCTGGGCTCTGACCATGATGTTCGTGATGCTCACCTGGGTGCTCTTCCGTGCCACGAGCTTCGAGGCGGCGCTGCGGGTTTATGAGGGCCTGGTCGGCCTCGGCGGCGCGGATCCGTCGATCAAGTGGCGGACGATCCTGGTCGCAGCGCTTGTCGCCGTGCTCGGCCCCACGGCCTGGACCTTCGTGCACCGGCTTCCGCCTCGCCGCTGGATCGCCATCGGCTTCGCGATCCTTCTCGTGGTCGTCCTGTTCAAGATCGGCGATGATGCGAATTATGAATTCATCTATTTCCAGTTCTAA